Proteins encoded in a region of the Pseudomonas syringae KCTC 12500 genome:
- a CDS encoding acyl carrier protein, whose translation MQTREDIFEILRTAMVELFELEPERVTLKANLYQDLEIDSIDAVDLIDHIKRKTGKKIAAEEFKSVRTVNDVVEAVYKLVNSAE comes from the coding sequence ATGCAAACCCGTGAAGACATCTTCGAAATCCTGCGCACCGCAATGGTGGAACTGTTCGAACTGGAGCCTGAGCGAGTCACGCTTAAAGCCAATCTGTATCAGGACCTGGAAATCGACAGTATCGATGCCGTGGACCTGATCGATCACATCAAACGCAAGACCGGCAAGAAGATTGCAGCTGAAGAATTCAAGTCGGTGAGAACCGTAAACGACGTGGTAGAGGCCGTCTACAAACTGGTCAACAGCGCCGAATGA
- a CDS encoding glycosyl transferase, which yields MSIDKSPKEHWASHQERGSFMLMKLTAWGMRVLGRRLLSPVLYGIVLYFFVFGRRARHSIWQYQQHLADWSGKPELRPSQRRVFGQFMAFADSLLDKLDVWNGRLGIDQIEIVDQALLRQNLRGQRGQMLVGAHLGNLEVCRALAELGEKVTMNVLVHTKHAERFNRLLGEAGATHLRLIQVSELDPAIMLQLSQRLDEGEWLAIAGDRVALHGGRNVRVDFLGQPATFPQGPWLLAGLLKCPVNLFFCLKGAKGYRVILEPFADAIEWRRSDRAQVIEQWATRYAERLGHYCLEAPQQWFNFYPFWESADESGS from the coding sequence ATGAGCATCGACAAGTCGCCCAAGGAGCACTGGGCCAGTCATCAGGAACGCGGCAGTTTCATGCTCATGAAACTCACCGCCTGGGGCATGCGGGTGCTCGGTCGGCGCCTGCTCAGCCCGGTGCTGTATGGCATCGTCCTGTACTTCTTTGTCTTCGGCCGACGTGCCCGGCACAGCATCTGGCAATACCAGCAGCACCTGGCGGACTGGAGCGGTAAGCCCGAACTGCGGCCCAGCCAGCGCCGGGTGTTCGGGCAGTTCATGGCATTTGCCGATTCCTTGCTCGACAAGCTCGACGTGTGGAACGGCAGGCTGGGCATCGATCAGATCGAGATCGTCGACCAGGCCCTGCTGCGCCAGAACCTGCGTGGCCAACGCGGACAGATGCTGGTCGGTGCGCACCTGGGCAACCTCGAAGTGTGCCGGGCGCTGGCCGAACTCGGCGAAAAGGTCACCATGAACGTGCTGGTGCACACCAAACACGCCGAACGTTTCAATCGCCTGCTCGGTGAAGCCGGCGCGACCCATCTGCGCCTGATTCAAGTCAGCGAGCTGGACCCGGCCATCATGCTGCAATTAAGCCAGCGCCTGGACGAAGGCGAGTGGCTGGCCATCGCCGGTGACCGCGTCGCGCTGCACGGCGGGCGCAATGTGCGGGTCGACTTTCTCGGCCAGCCGGCGACCTTCCCGCAAGGCCCCTGGCTGCTGGCCGGGCTGCTCAAGTGCCCGGTCAACCTGTTCTTCTGCCTCAAGGGTGCGAAAGGCTATCGGGTGATTCTCGAACCGTTCGCCGACGCCATCGAATGGCGGCGCAGCGACCGTGCTCAGGTCATCGAGCAATGGGCCACACGTTATGCCGAGCGTCTTGGGCACTATTGCCTGGAAGCGCCGCAGCAGTGGTTCAATTTCTACCCATTCTGGGAGTCTGCCGATGAATCGGGCTCATGA
- a CDS encoding acyl-CoA thioesterase produces MRSKGFLHIDTEIVVPFFDVDMMNIVWHGHYVKYLEVARCALLDHIGHNYMQMLESGYGWPVIDLQLRYVRSAVFGQTLNVRASLVEWENRLKINYLITDAHTGERLTRASTVQVAVDSQSREMQLASPQVFIDAVKNALESTIESASP; encoded by the coding sequence ATGCGCAGTAAGGGTTTTCTGCACATCGACACTGAAATCGTCGTGCCGTTTTTCGACGTCGACATGATGAACATCGTCTGGCACGGGCACTACGTGAAATACCTAGAAGTGGCGCGTTGCGCGCTGCTCGATCATATCGGCCATAACTACATGCAGATGCTCGAATCCGGTTATGGTTGGCCGGTGATCGATCTGCAGTTGCGCTATGTGCGCAGCGCCGTGTTCGGTCAGACACTGAACGTGCGCGCCAGCCTGGTGGAGTGGGAGAACCGTCTGAAGATCAATTACCTGATCACCGATGCACACACCGGTGAGCGCCTGACCCGCGCCAGCACTGTGCAGGTCGCCGTCGACAGCCAGAGCCGGGAAATGCAACTGGCCTCGCCGCAGGTGTTCATCGATGCCGTGAAAAATGCCCTTGAGAGCACAATAGAGAGCGCCTCGCCATGA
- a CDS encoding MMPL family transporter, which produces MTSKTERLLPRLFLLILAGVLALAGWQWHDRSPLSANLMELVPGTDNDELVVSAEKRMQEPLNREMLVLVGHSDRQKAVELARTLAEQWQSTGLFEKVQWSLQADLPALRTQLLKGRIAMLPTADRTLLIDDPKTFIEQRVQTLFDPFAGFSLVPGQDDWLGLTGRIQNGLPKQGSVEADLASGALVASAEGKSWVLLRSRTRTDAFDMHLPGQVADLLAQARVQASQAGGQLLAASGLLYAADGQKQASREITWVGGGATLGILLLLLLAFRRWSVLLAFVPVVVGMLFGAVACVALFGSMHVMTLVLGSSLIGVAVDYPLHYLSKSWSLKPWRSWPALRLTLPGLSLSLITSCIGYLALAWTPFPALTQIAVFSAAGLIGAYLTAVCLLPALLAKVEISPAQWPLKLAQLMLDCRAALLLRISTPILLVLLLAFCGGGLWHLTTKNDIRQWVAAPQALTDEAQAIARITGYQPTSQFFLVRGKDQQQLLDRQSELTQRLDQLVSMDKLQGYMALNQLLDSPAEQQATRDALGKLPQYWAPLVELGVPASALKAELAQLQALPTQDIDHALQGPLSEPWRTLWLGPTRDDDGDQGVASIVSLRGMNSMALLRVQAIGLEGVQLVDRLGELNEVFAHTQISAAQLKLASCVLIVLLLIAPFGFGGALRIVALPLLAALCSLASLGWLGQPLTLFSLFGLLLVTAISVDYAILMREQIGGAAVSLLGTLLAALTTWLSFGLLAVSSTPAISNFGLSVSLGLAFSFLLAPWASPRKALHSPANAEGPHA; this is translated from the coding sequence ATGACTTCAAAGACTGAGCGGCTGTTGCCGCGACTGTTCCTGCTGATTCTGGCAGGCGTACTGGCGCTCGCTGGCTGGCAGTGGCACGACCGCTCGCCGCTGTCGGCCAACCTGATGGAGTTGGTGCCGGGCACCGATAACGACGAACTGGTCGTAAGCGCCGAAAAGCGCATGCAGGAACCGCTCAACCGCGAAATGCTGGTGCTGGTGGGCCACAGCGATCGGCAGAAGGCCGTGGAACTGGCGCGCACGCTGGCTGAACAATGGCAGTCGACTGGCCTGTTCGAGAAGGTCCAGTGGTCGCTGCAGGCCGACCTGCCCGCGTTGCGCACCCAGTTGCTGAAAGGGCGCATCGCCATGTTGCCGACAGCGGACCGCACACTGCTGATCGACGACCCGAAAACTTTTATCGAACAGCGCGTACAGACGCTGTTCGACCCGTTTGCCGGGTTCAGCCTGGTGCCTGGCCAGGATGACTGGCTGGGGCTAACCGGACGTATCCAGAACGGCCTGCCGAAACAGGGCTCGGTCGAGGCAGATCTGGCCAGCGGTGCGCTGGTGGCCAGCGCCGAGGGTAAAAGCTGGGTACTGCTGCGTTCGCGAACCCGAACCGATGCCTTCGATATGCACCTGCCCGGCCAGGTTGCCGACCTGCTGGCGCAAGCGCGGGTGCAGGCCAGTCAGGCAGGTGGTCAATTGCTCGCGGCCAGCGGGCTGCTTTACGCTGCCGACGGGCAGAAGCAGGCCAGCCGGGAAATCACCTGGGTCGGCGGTGGCGCAACGCTCGGTATCCTGTTGTTGCTGTTGCTCGCCTTCCGCCGCTGGAGCGTGCTGCTGGCATTCGTGCCGGTGGTGGTCGGCATGCTCTTCGGCGCGGTGGCCTGCGTCGCGCTATTCGGCAGCATGCACGTCATGACGCTGGTGCTGGGCTCGAGCCTGATCGGGGTGGCGGTGGATTACCCGCTGCATTACCTGTCCAAAAGCTGGAGCCTCAAGCCCTGGCGCAGCTGGCCCGCCTTGCGCCTGACCCTGCCGGGCCTGAGCCTGAGCCTGATCACCAGTTGCATCGGCTACCTGGCGCTGGCCTGGACGCCGTTCCCGGCACTCACGCAAATTGCGGTGTTCTCGGCGGCCGGTTTGATCGGCGCCTACCTGACGGCGGTGTGCCTGCTGCCCGCGCTGCTCGCAAAAGTCGAGATCAGCCCTGCCCAGTGGCCGCTGAAACTGGCGCAATTGATGCTCGATTGCCGCGCCGCCTTGCTGCTGCGCATCAGCACACCGATCCTGCTGGTGCTGCTGTTGGCCTTCTGTGGCGGCGGACTCTGGCACCTGACCACCAAGAACGATATCCGCCAATGGGTGGCAGCGCCTCAGGCGTTGACCGATGAAGCCCAGGCCATCGCGCGGATCACCGGTTATCAGCCCACCAGCCAGTTCTTTCTGGTGCGCGGCAAGGACCAGCAGCAGTTGCTGGATCGGCAGTCCGAATTGACCCAACGGCTCGACCAGTTGGTCAGCATGGACAAGCTGCAAGGCTACATGGCGCTCAATCAGCTGCTCGATTCGCCTGCCGAACAACAGGCCACCCGCGATGCACTGGGCAAATTGCCGCAATACTGGGCGCCGCTGGTAGAACTTGGCGTCCCGGCCAGCGCCTTGAAGGCTGAACTGGCGCAATTGCAGGCACTGCCGACGCAAGATATCGATCACGCGCTTCAAGGCCCGCTGAGCGAACCGTGGCGCACGCTCTGGCTGGGACCGACCCGCGATGACGACGGCGATCAAGGTGTCGCCAGCATTGTCAGCCTGCGTGGCATGAACAGCATGGCGTTGCTGCGCGTGCAGGCCATCGGGCTGGAGGGCGTGCAACTGGTCGACCGCCTGGGTGAGCTCAACGAGGTGTTTGCCCACACGCAGATCAGCGCAGCGCAATTGAAGCTGGCATCGTGCGTCCTGATCGTCCTGCTGCTGATCGCTCCGTTTGGCTTCGGCGGTGCATTGCGCATCGTCGCCCTGCCCCTGCTGGCGGCGCTGTGCAGCCTCGCCAGCCTGGGCTGGCTCGGTCAGCCGCTGACCCTGTTCAGCCTGTTCGGCCTGTTGCTGGTCACGGCGATCAGCGTCGATTACGCCATCCTGATGCGCGAGCAGATAGGCGGCGCGGCGGTCAGCCTGCTGGGCACGCTGCTGGCCGCGCTCACCACCTGGCTGTCGTTCGGCCTGCTGGCCGTTTCCAGCACCCCGGCGATCAGCAACTTCGGCCTGTCGGTCAGCCTGGGGCTGGCGTTCAGCTTCCTGCTGGCGCCCTGGGCCAGCCCGCGTAAAGCGCTTCATTCGCCAGCCAATGCTGAAGGGCCACACGCATGA
- a CDS encoding outer membrane lipoprotein carrier protein LolA, translating to MNRPLRTLILLGLLCLSSLAQAFDLQQLSDQLAKPAVVQGRFVQEKHLRALPQPLLSKGRFVLARDFGLLWLLETPLKQDYRINADGIARRETDGNVSTWKPVPNKNAGAEQNRLFLAVLQGDSSGLQRDFDLQLKGEANAWHLTLTPRSMLLQQVFKQINIDGGELVQRIELLETQGDSTVLKMIDSSSAPTLTDAQRNDFKD from the coding sequence ATGAACCGCCCGCTTCGTACTTTGATCCTGCTGGGTCTGCTGTGCCTTTCTTCCCTGGCGCAGGCGTTCGACCTGCAACAACTGAGCGACCAGCTGGCCAAACCTGCGGTGGTGCAGGGTCGTTTCGTCCAGGAAAAACATCTGCGCGCCTTGCCGCAACCGCTGCTCAGCAAGGGCCGCTTCGTGCTCGCCAGGGATTTCGGGCTGCTCTGGCTGCTGGAAACACCGCTCAAGCAGGATTACCGCATCAATGCCGACGGTATTGCCCGTCGTGAAACCGATGGCAATGTCAGCACCTGGAAGCCGGTGCCGAACAAGAACGCCGGTGCCGAGCAGAACCGTCTGTTCCTGGCGGTCCTGCAAGGCGACAGCAGCGGCCTGCAACGGGATTTCGACTTGCAGCTCAAGGGCGAGGCGAATGCCTGGCACCTCACCCTGACGCCACGCTCGATGCTGCTGCAACAAGTGTTCAAGCAGATCAACATCGACGGCGGCGAACTGGTGCAGCGTATCGAGCTGCTGGAAACCCAGGGCGACAGCACGGTCCTGAAAATGATCGACAGTAGCAGCGCTCCGACCCTGACCGATGCGCAGCGTAATGACTTCAAAGACTGA
- a CDS encoding class I SAM-dependent methyltransferase: MNRPFLSDSYVEETRFGLWFLRSNIWQYRVLRVAIDDLRSLFASPPPVAPVVLDAGCGQGRSFQQLNKVFQPSRLIGVDADPHSLDMSREEARARGVEVELIGSDCAALQVPDASVDLLFCHQTFHHLVEQEQALAEFYRVLKPGGYLLFAESTEAYIDTWVIRWLFRHPMHVQKSAAQYLQMIRDQGFEFDAQNVSYPYLWWSRAKDFGLLEVLKLQKPRPFGQREETLVNVVARKPLEVGAS, encoded by the coding sequence ATGAATCGACCGTTCCTGAGTGACAGTTATGTTGAGGAAACCCGCTTCGGCCTGTGGTTTCTGCGCAGCAACATCTGGCAGTACCGCGTGCTGCGCGTGGCGATAGACGACTTGCGCAGCCTGTTCGCCAGCCCACCGCCGGTTGCGCCGGTAGTGCTCGACGCCGGGTGCGGGCAAGGCCGGTCGTTTCAGCAGTTGAACAAGGTATTTCAGCCGTCCAGGCTCATCGGTGTCGACGCCGACCCGCACAGCCTCGACATGAGTCGTGAAGAGGCGCGGGCCAGAGGCGTAGAGGTCGAACTGATCGGCAGCGACTGCGCAGCCCTGCAAGTACCCGATGCCAGCGTCGATCTGCTGTTCTGCCATCAGACTTTCCATCATCTGGTCGAGCAGGAACAGGCACTGGCCGAGTTTTATCGTGTGCTCAAGCCGGGCGGCTACCTGCTGTTTGCCGAGTCGACCGAAGCGTACATCGACACCTGGGTGATTCGCTGGCTGTTCCGCCACCCGATGCACGTTCAGAAAAGCGCGGCGCAGTATCTGCAGATGATCCGCGACCAGGGTTTCGAGTTCGATGCACAGAATGTTTCGTACCCTTACCTGTGGTGGAGCCGCGCCAAGGACTTCGGGCTGCTCGAAGTCTTGAAACTGCAAAAGCCCAGGCCGTTCGGGCAACGTGAGGAAACGCTGGTCAATGTCGTGGCCCGCAAACCCCTGGAAGTTGGAGCATCATGA
- a CDS encoding acyl-CoA synthetase family protein, giving the protein MNWLNLEHLLLDALPDRLLTLAPSLDHAQFRDQALSVAAGLQARGITHLAVHLEDAADLAIALFAAWRAGVHVLLPADLQGQTRERWANQVDLWLTDLPGDTHLSDLRAAPLPAAALDLDQCRLSLCTSGSSGEPKLIEKRLRQLANEVCGLEQLWGAELGSACMIGSVATQHIYGLLFRLLWPLCAARPFVRRQLPFAEDLQRASREYPSFAWVASPALLKRMGDNLDWPGLAAVRRVFSSGGALPAEAAQSLQQRLGQWPTEILGSSETGGIAWRQGGQRWQAFDGVDLSQDAQGALRISSPYLPPGHVEQTADAALIGADGRFELLGRLDRIVKLEEKRVSLPLIEQALAAHEWVSEARLGVVQANRASLGALLVLSDAGLLALRNQGRRALTEALRHYLQPHCETIALPRRWRLLRQMPLNAQGKLPQADVEALLLAPRSKQPEVLEQQNIEGELHLQLSVPPDLAFFSGHFPKAPILPGVVQVDWAISLGQRLLDLPSGFAGMEVLKFQQLVRPGDRLTLTLRFDAARSKLHFAFRNADNAPCSSGRILLEDDHA; this is encoded by the coding sequence ATGAACTGGTTGAACCTGGAACACCTGCTGCTCGATGCGCTGCCCGACCGGCTGCTGACGCTGGCCCCGAGCCTGGACCACGCGCAGTTTCGTGATCAGGCGCTCAGCGTGGCCGCTGGACTGCAGGCGCGTGGCATCACGCACCTTGCAGTGCACCTCGAAGATGCCGCCGACCTGGCCATTGCGTTGTTCGCGGCCTGGCGCGCAGGTGTGCACGTGTTGCTGCCCGCCGACTTGCAGGGCCAGACCCGCGAGCGCTGGGCGAATCAGGTCGACCTGTGGCTGACCGACCTGCCGGGTGACACCCACCTGAGCGATCTGCGTGCCGCGCCTCTCCCTGCGGCAGCGCTGGACCTTGACCAGTGCCGGCTGAGCCTGTGCACCTCAGGCTCCAGCGGCGAACCCAAACTGATCGAAAAACGCCTGCGGCAACTGGCCAACGAAGTCTGCGGGCTGGAGCAACTGTGGGGCGCGGAGCTGGGCTCGGCATGCATGATCGGCAGCGTGGCGACGCAACATATTTACGGGCTGCTGTTTCGCTTGCTATGGCCGCTGTGCGCGGCACGCCCGTTCGTGCGCCGTCAGTTGCCGTTCGCCGAAGACCTGCAACGCGCCAGCCGTGAATACCCGTCATTCGCCTGGGTCGCCAGCCCCGCGCTGCTCAAGCGTATGGGCGACAATCTCGACTGGCCGGGTCTTGCGGCCGTGCGCCGGGTATTCTCTTCCGGTGGTGCATTGCCGGCCGAAGCCGCACAAAGCCTGCAGCAACGCCTCGGTCAGTGGCCGACTGAGATTCTCGGCAGTTCGGAAACCGGCGGCATCGCCTGGCGTCAGGGCGGGCAACGCTGGCAGGCCTTCGACGGCGTAGATCTGAGTCAGGATGCGCAAGGTGCGCTGCGCATCAGCTCGCCCTATCTGCCGCCCGGCCATGTCGAGCAGACCGCCGATGCGGCGCTGATCGGTGCAGACGGGCGCTTCGAACTGCTGGGCAGGCTCGACCGCATCGTCAAACTCGAAGAGAAGCGCGTGTCCTTGCCGCTGATCGAGCAGGCCCTTGCGGCTCACGAATGGGTGAGTGAAGCGCGCCTTGGTGTGGTGCAGGCAAACCGTGCCTCGTTGGGCGCGCTGCTGGTGCTGAGCGACGCGGGCTTGCTGGCCCTGCGCAACCAAGGCCGTCGGGCGCTCACTGAAGCCTTGCGACACTACCTGCAGCCGCATTGCGAAACCATCGCCCTGCCGCGTCGTTGGCGGCTGCTGCGGCAGATGCCGCTCAACGCCCAGGGCAAGCTGCCGCAAGCAGACGTCGAGGCGCTGCTGCTGGCGCCACGCTCGAAACAGCCGGAAGTGCTTGAGCAACAGAACATCGAAGGCGAGTTGCACCTGCAATTGAGTGTCCCGCCCGATCTGGCGTTTTTCAGCGGCCACTTTCCCAAGGCGCCGATTTTGCCGGGCGTGGTGCAGGTCGACTGGGCGATCAGCCTGGGCCAGCGACTGCTCGACCTGCCATCGGGATTTGCCGGTATGGAGGTGCTCAAATTCCAGCAACTGGTGCGCCCCGGCGACCGCCTCACGCTGACGCTGCGCTTCGATGCAGCACGCTCCAAGCTGCACTTCGCCTTTCGCAATGCCGACAATGCGCCCTGCTCCAGTGGCCGGATCCTCCTGGAAGACGACCATGCATAA
- a CDS encoding membrane protein, giving the protein MKRLIGLILVLAGVLYPFAVYWGTEHFAPWQFALLLGSLWLARALTGERKQGSLAMAIVALIFCVVLGALDSHMMLRWYPVLVSTFMLGLFGSSLVYGSPIVEKMARLNRPDLPEAGIRYTRRVTQIWCLFFLVNGLTSAILTLWAPLSWWTLYTGLISYGLMGVLFAVEWIVRPPSAGGK; this is encoded by the coding sequence ATGAAGCGGCTGATTGGCCTGATTCTGGTGCTGGCCGGCGTGCTCTATCCATTCGCCGTCTATTGGGGGACCGAGCATTTCGCCCCCTGGCAGTTCGCGCTGCTACTCGGCAGCCTGTGGCTGGCGCGCGCCCTGACCGGAGAGCGCAAGCAAGGCAGCCTGGCGATGGCGATTGTCGCGCTGATCTTTTGCGTGGTGCTCGGCGCCCTCGACAGTCACATGATGCTGCGCTGGTACCCGGTACTGGTCAGCACCTTCATGCTCGGCCTGTTCGGCTCAAGCCTGGTCTACGGCTCGCCGATCGTGGAAAAGATGGCGCGCCTGAACCGCCCCGATCTGCCTGAGGCCGGTATCCGCTACACCCGTAGAGTCACGCAGATTTGGTGCCTGTTCTTCCTCGTCAACGGCCTCACCTCAGCCATCCTGACGCTGTGGGCACCGTTGTCATGGTGGACGCTGTACACCGGCCTGATTTCCTACGGCCTGATGGGCGTGTTGTTCGCTGTCGAATGGATCGTCCGCCCACCCTCTGCGGGCGGCAAATGA
- a CDS encoding phosphopantetheine-binding protein — protein sequence MSDLHQDIKLLIIDALGLEDITPEDIGNDMTLFGEGLGLDSVDALELGLAIQKRYGIRIDADAKDTRNHFASVDSLAAFVSARQPA from the coding sequence ATGAGCGATCTGCACCAGGACATTAAATTGTTGATCATCGATGCCCTGGGCCTCGAAGACATCACCCCGGAAGATATCGGCAACGATATGACGCTGTTTGGCGAAGGACTGGGACTGGACTCGGTGGATGCACTCGAATTGGGCCTGGCCATCCAGAAGCGTTATGGCATCAGAATCGATGCCGATGCAAAGGACACCCGTAACCATTTCGCCAGCGTCGACAGCCTTGCGGCCTTCGTCAGCGCCAGACAACCGGCCTGA
- a CDS encoding NAD(P)/FAD-dependent oxidoreductase, with the protein MPITDREIRQVVVIGAGPAGSIAAALLKRQGHDVLIIERQLFPRFSIGESLLCHCLDFVEEAGMLEAVQAAGFQPKNGAAFARGEQYSDFDFSDTFSNGKPTTFQVQRSEFDKLLADQAALQGVDIRYQEEIVSADFEGPQPVLRVRREDGSEYSVQASFVLDASGYGRVLPRLLDLEAPSGFPVRQAVFTHIEDRIESPPFDRRKILVSIHPQHSDVWFWSIPFSEGRCSIGVVASAERFKDKPEDLDTCLRAFIDETPQLASVLKNAVWDTPARTIGGYSANVKTLHGKGFALLGNAAEFLDPVFSSGVTIAMRSASMAAGVLSRQLQGENVDWESEFAVPLKRGVDTFRAYVEGWYDGTFQNVIFYPGSAPDIRRMISSILAGYAWDERNPFVSEPKRRLRTLSEICADSGP; encoded by the coding sequence GTGCCCATCACTGATAGGGAAATTCGTCAGGTCGTCGTCATCGGTGCCGGCCCGGCCGGTTCAATAGCGGCTGCCCTGCTCAAACGCCAGGGCCATGACGTGCTGATCATCGAGCGCCAGCTGTTTCCGCGCTTCTCCATCGGCGAGAGCCTGCTCTGCCATTGCCTGGACTTCGTCGAAGAAGCCGGGATGCTGGAGGCCGTGCAGGCCGCCGGTTTCCAGCCCAAGAATGGCGCAGCCTTCGCGCGTGGCGAGCAATACAGCGATTTCGACTTCAGCGATACGTTCAGCAACGGCAAGCCGACGACCTTTCAGGTGCAGCGCAGCGAGTTCGACAAACTGCTCGCCGATCAGGCCGCACTGCAAGGCGTGGACATCCGCTACCAGGAAGAGATCGTCAGCGCCGACTTCGAGGGCCCGCAGCCGGTTTTGCGTGTGAGGCGTGAGGACGGCAGCGAATACAGCGTGCAGGCCAGCTTCGTACTCGACGCCAGCGGCTATGGCCGCGTGCTGCCGCGCTTGCTGGATCTGGAAGCGCCGTCAGGTTTCCCTGTGCGCCAGGCGGTGTTCACCCATATCGAAGACCGCATCGAAAGCCCGCCCTTCGACCGCCGCAAGATTCTCGTCAGCATCCATCCGCAGCACAGCGATGTGTGGTTCTGGTCGATTCCGTTCAGCGAAGGCCGCTGTTCGATAGGCGTGGTCGCCTCGGCCGAACGCTTCAAGGACAAGCCCGAGGATCTGGATACCTGCCTGCGCGCCTTTATCGATGAAACACCGCAACTGGCCAGCGTGCTGAAAAACGCGGTCTGGGATACGCCAGCGAGAACCATCGGCGGCTACTCGGCCAACGTCAAGACCCTGCACGGCAAGGGCTTTGCGCTGCTGGGCAATGCGGCGGAATTCCTCGACCCGGTGTTTTCTTCGGGCGTGACCATCGCCATGCGTTCGGCGAGCATGGCGGCTGGCGTGCTGAGCCGGCAGTTGCAGGGCGAAAACGTGGATTGGGAAAGCGAGTTCGCGGTGCCGTTGAAGCGTGGCGTCGACACCTTTCGCGCCTATGTCGAGGGCTGGTACGACGGTACGTTCCAGAACGTGATTTTCTACCCCGGCAGCGCTCCGGACATCCGCCGCATGATCAGCTCGATTCTGGCCGGCTATGCCTGGGACGAACGCAATCCATTTGTCAGCGAGCCCAAGCGCCGCCTGCGCACGCTCTCGGAAATCTGCGCGGACAGTGGCCCATGA
- a CDS encoding glycosyltransferase family 2 protein → MHKPCVIIPVFDHERAVPNVVKAVRNAGLPCILVDDASSPACEAVLQQLAQGEAIYLLRLPINQGKGGAVMAGFREAIRLGFSHALQVDADGQHDLSDIPAFLEQSRQHPDALICGYPQFDESVPKGRLYARYLTHVWVWINTLSLHIRDSMCGFRLYPLAPVLALIDSVQIGRRMDFDSEILVRLSWRGQPMRWLPTRVHYPQDGLSHFRLFHDNALISKMHAKLFFGMLLRLPMILWRRWRP, encoded by the coding sequence ATGCATAAGCCTTGCGTGATCATTCCGGTGTTCGACCACGAGCGGGCCGTGCCCAACGTGGTCAAGGCCGTGCGTAACGCCGGGTTGCCGTGCATCCTGGTGGACGATGCCAGCAGCCCGGCCTGCGAAGCCGTGTTACAGCAGTTGGCGCAGGGTGAGGCTATCTATCTGCTGCGCCTGCCGATCAATCAGGGCAAGGGCGGCGCGGTCATGGCCGGCTTCCGCGAGGCGATCCGGCTGGGTTTCAGTCATGCGTTGCAGGTCGATGCCGATGGCCAGCATGATCTGAGCGATATCCCGGCGTTTCTGGAGCAGTCACGCCAGCACCCGGATGCGCTGATCTGCGGCTATCCGCAATTCGACGAGAGCGTGCCCAAGGGCCGCCTGTATGCGCGTTACCTGACCCACGTCTGGGTGTGGATCAACACCTTGTCGTTGCACATTCGCGATTCCATGTGCGGCTTTCGCCTGTATCCCCTGGCCCCTGTCCTGGCGCTGATCGACAGCGTGCAGATCGGCAGGCGTATGGATTTCGACTCGGAAATCCTCGTGCGCCTGTCCTGGCGCGGTCAGCCGATGCGCTGGCTGCCGACCCGCGTTCACTACCCGCAGGACGGCCTGTCGCATTTCCGCCTGTTTCACGACAACGCCCTGATTTCGAAAATGCACGCCAAACTGTTCTTCGGCATGCTGCTACGTCTGCCAATGATCCTGTGGCGACGGTGGCGGCCATGA